From Pelmatolapia mariae isolate MD_Pm_ZW linkage group LG1, Pm_UMD_F_2, whole genome shotgun sequence, one genomic window encodes:
- the LOC134626797 gene encoding E3 ubiquitin-protein ligase RNF128-like, translated as MGKKTQPPLLLLLFLSGLVHCSATFVFWTANVEISFLNSYNETEEKYCECGLYGRNSRRTTASGIVTLPVGDPKGCGPDPVYDRNETSPPWIALVKRGNCTFGEKINAAKRLGAAAVVVYNVDGSGNSTTHMSHSDADKVVAIMIGNTQGMEIVRLVKNGIDVQMIISEGMAHGPWMDTYWLYFLSIAFFIVTAASIAYFVFISANRLYNMSMSKRNEKRLKSEAKKAIKRLQVRTLKRGDEETSSDSSMCAVCIESYKVGDVVTVLTCDHIFHKTCIEPWLLERRTCPMCKCDILKALGVEDDRKESFSAESPPDVTVITVTGDALYEVPLTDPGSLDPERQQHRYDNRAFEEDSEAARG; from the coding sequence ATGGGTAAGAAGACACAACCACCTCTGctgcttttgctgtttttgtcagGGCTTGTTCACTGTTCAGCTACCTTTGTATTTTGGACTGCCAACGTGGAAATAAGCTTTTTGAACAGCTACAATGAGACTGAGGAGAAATATTGTGAGTGTGGGTTGTATGGCCGTAACTCTCGGAGGACAACAGCTTCAGGCATCGTTACACTTCCCGTGGGAGACCCCAAAGGCTGTGGCCCAGATCCTGTGTACGACCGCAACGAAACCTCACCACCGTGGATAGCCCTGGTGAAGAGGGGCAACTGCACCTTCGGTGAGAAGATCAATGCTGCCAAACGCCTCGGagcagctgctgttgttgtgtaTAATGTGGACGGCAGTGGAAACAGCACTACACACATGTCACACTCAGATGCAGACAAAGTTGTGGCGATCATGATTGGTAACACTCAGGGCATGGAGATTGTCAGGTTGGTGAAAAACGGGATTGATGTTCAAATGATAATTAGTGAAGGCATGGCTCACGGACCCTGGATGGACACCTACTGGCTTTACTTTCTGTCCATTGCCTTTTTCATTGTGACCGCAGCCTCCATCGCCTACTTTGTGTTCATCTCCGCAAACCGTCTCTACAATATGAGCATGAGCAAGCGCAATGAGAAGCGACTGAAATCTGAGGCGAAGAAGGCAATTAAGCGTTTGCAGGTACGCACGCTCAAGAGAGGGGACGAGGAGACCAGTTCGGACTCCTCGATGTGTGCCGTTTGTATCGAATCCTACAAGGTAGGCGATGTGGTGACCGTGCTGACGTGTGATCACATCTTCCACAAAACCTGCATCGAGCCCTGGCTGCTGGAGAGGCGAACCTGCCCTATGTGTAAGTGCGACATCTTGAAGGCCCTGGGCGTTGAGGACGACAGAAAAGAGAGCTTCTCTGCTGAGTCACCGCCAGATGTCACTGTGATCACAGTGACAGGAGACGCCCTGTATGAAGTCCCACTGACTGACCCAGGGAGCCTCGACCCAGAGAGACAGCAGCATCGCTATGACAACAGGGCCTTCGAGGAAGACTCAGAGGCTGCGAGGGGATGA
- the slc24a5 gene encoding sodium/potassium/calcium exchanger 5 isoform X1 translates to MTMGTAVAVQKKKRKDFIPYFLGFVIFLYCTVSLLSVTAKTAQGSHSVRVRRAVENETECIPPQSSEFPEGFFTVQERKDGGLIIYFMLIFYMLLAVSIVCDDYFLPSLEVISERLGLSQDVAGATFMAAGSSAPELVTAFLGVFVTKGDIGVSTIVGSAVYNLLGICGACGLLASMAGRLTCWPLFRDCLAYGISVAAVIGIISDNKVYWYDAACLLLVYGVYIVVLCFDLRISEFVLRKLSPCCKCLGSGSCEKIETQRLLGWNDDTSLRVHSRSRTDSGIFHDESGYSHLSLSLHGLNEIPEAEHKSVFAVPESDLKRILWVLSLPIITLLFLTIPDCRRRFWKQWFVITFLMSAVWISAFTYVLVWMVTVVGETLAIPDTIMGLTLLAAGTSIPDTVASVMVAREGKADMAMSNIVGSNVFDMLCLGLPWFIKTAFVDTNNPVEVNSTGLVFISSTLLLSIVFLFVAVHINGWKLDWKLGIVSLICYILFATLSILYELGIIGNNPLRLCSD, encoded by the exons atgaccaTGGGTACTGCTGTAGCTgtgcagaaaaagaagagaaaagattTTATACCTTATTTTCTGGGATTTGTAATATTTTTGTATTGCACGGTCAGTCTCCTTTCAGTAACAGCAAAAACAGCACAGGGAAGTCATTCTGTCAGGGTGCGTCGGGCCGTGG aGAATGAGACAGAATGCATCCCGCCACAGTCCTCCGAGTTTCCTGAAGGCTTCTTCACAGTGCAGGAGAGGAAGGACGGAGGGCTcatcatttattttatgcttattttcTACATGCTTTTGGCTGTCTCTATAGTCTGTGACGATTACTTTCTGCCATCATTAGAAGTAATCAGTGAAC GTCTGGGATTGTCACAGGATGTAGCAGGAGCCACGTTTATGGCAGCTGGAAGTTCTGCACCTGAACTAGTCACAGCCTTCCTAG GTGTGTTTGTGACAAAAGGGGACATTGGGGTCAGCACCATTGTGGGATCGGCTGTCTACAACCTGCTAGGAATCTGTGGTGCCTGTGGACTTTTAGCCTCTATG GCTGGGCGTCTCACCTGTTGGCCACTATTCAGGGACTGCCTGGCATATGGGATCAGTGTCGCTGCTGTCATTGGGATTATTTCAGATAACAAAGTTTACTG GTATGATGCTGCCTGTCTCCTGCTGGTCTATGGCGTTTACATTGTGGTTCTGTGCTTTGACCTTCGCATCAGTGAGTTTGTCCTGAGGAAGCTGAGCCCTTGCTGCAAGTGTCTGGGGTCAGGTTCGTGTGAAAAGATTGAGACACAGCGTCTGCTGGGTTGGAATGACGACACCAGTTTGCGAGTCCACAGTCGCTCCAGAACAGACAGTGGGATCTTCCACGATGAGTCAGGATACTCTCACCTGTCCCTCAGCCTACACGGACTCAATGAAATTCCTGAAG CAGAGCATAAAAGTGTTTTTGCCGTCCCGGAGAGCGACCTGAAACGGATTCTCTGGGTACTGTCCCTGCCCATCATCACTCTGCTTTTCCTCACCATCCCTGACTGCAGGAGAAGGTTCTGGAAACAGTGGTTCGTGATCACTTTCCTCATGTCAGCAGTCTGGATCTCAGCTTTTACATATGTGCTGGTGTGGATGGTCACTGTAGTTG GTGAGACCCTTGCTATCCCCGATACTATTATGGGACTTACTTTGCTTGCTGCTGGAACCAGTATACCTGACACCGTGGCCAGTGTGATGGTGGCCAGAGAAG gGAAAGCTGATATGGCCATGTCTAACATTGTGGGCTCTAATGTGTTTGACATGCTGTGCCTGGGTTTGCCTTGGTTCATCAAAACTGCCTTTGTGGACACCAACAACCCTGTAGAGGTCAACAGCACCGGACTGGTCTTTATTTCCTCCACACTTCTCCTTTCAATTGTCTTCCTTTTCGTAGCCGTGCACATCAACGGATGGAAGTTGGACTGGAAGTTGGGAATCGTTTCTCTCATCTGCTACATCCTCTTTGCCACTCTGTCCATCCTGTATGAGCTGGGAATTATTGGGAATAATCCCCTAAGGCTGTGCAGCGACTAA
- the myef2 gene encoding myelin expression factor 2: MADVETLKEEPQEEEISESVKSEPDETSEETPNGVKMEEEGKPPKEKHDGKEKSSGGRRGGRYHPYKDKHGGEKKGAHRNRVFISNIPYDMKWQAIKDLMRDKVGEVTYVELFKDAEGKSRGCGVVEFKDEEFVKKAVLTMNKHDLSGRPLNIKEDPDGEHARRVLQRMGGGQQGGRGQDMGPGVMNLPPSIANNPNIPPEVIHALEAGRLGNTVFVANLDFKVGWKKLKEVFSMAGVVKRADVKEDKDGKSRGMGTVTFEQPLEAVQAISMFNGQMLFDRQMHVKMDEKSLPAEDFRQVEKAPQLPRGLGGIGMGLGPGGQPINANRLSGGGGMSSMGPGGMDVSGYGGMNRLGGGMSSGSGGFGGMDSMGSMGGFGGRDMAPVGRMGDMYRSGMGGMDRDFGHGDMPMNRGFGDSFGGMGGGFGGGMGSGGMGHMGTGLGTGGGMGNMSMDRMGSSFDRLGMSGMDMNRGFGGYGGGGPGHMGGGMSDRGSGSKAGCQIFVRNLSYDLTWQKLKDKFSHCGQVMFAEIKMENGKSKGCGTVRFDSPESAEKACRMMNGTKINGREVDVRIDRNA; this comes from the exons ATGGCAGATGTTGAAACGCTTAAAGAGGAACCACAGGAGGAGGAAATTTCTGAATCAGTCAAGTCGGAACCCGACGAGACATCTGAAGAAACACCCAACGGCGTGAAAAT GGAAGAAGAAGGCAAGCCCCCCAAAGAAAAGCATGATGGTAAAGAGAAATCCTCTGGAGGCAGAAGAGGAGGCCGCTACCATCCCTACAAAGACAAACATGGTGGAGAAAAGAAGGGTGCTCATAGGAACAGAGTGTTCATCAGCAATATCCCGTATGATATGAAGTGGCAGGCAATTAAAGATCTAATGCGTGATAAAG TTGGTGAGGTTACATACGTGGAGCTCTTTAAGGATGCTGAAGGAAAGTCAAGG GGGTGTGG TGTGGTGGAGTTCAAAGATGAGGAGTTTGTGAAGAAGGCAGTATTAACTATGAATAAACATGACCTGAGTGGAAGGCCACTCAACATCAAGGAG GACCCTGATGGAGAGCATGCCCGCCGTGTGTTGCAACGCATGGGAGGGGGTCAACAGGGAGGCCGTGGGCAGGACATGgggcctggtgtgatgaacCTCCCGCCCTCCATTGCTAACAACCCTAACATCCCACCTGAAGTCATCCATgcactggaggctgggcgacTTGGCAACACTGTGTTTGTAGCTAAT CTGGATTTTAAGGTGGGGTGGAAGAAGTTAAAAGAGGTGTTTAGTATGGCCGGTGTGGTGAAGCGAGCAGATGTAAAGGAAGATAAAGATGGCAAGAGCCGTGGGATGGGAACAGTGACTTTTGAGCAGCCACTGGAAGCTGTGCAGGCCATTT CCATGTTCAATGGGCAGATGCTCTTCGACAGGCAGATGCATGTAAAAATG GATGAGAAGTCTCTACCCGCTGAAGACTTCCGGCAAGTAGAAAAAGCACCTCAGTTACCAC GTGGTCTAGGTGGTATTGGCATGGGATTGGGGCCAGGAGGTCAACCCATCAATGCCAACCGCTTGAGTGGTGGAGGCGGCATGAGCTCTATGGGACCTGGAG GTATGGATGTATCAGGTTATGGTGGAATGAACAGACTTGGGGGAG GAATGAGTAGTGGGAGTGGAGGCTTTGGAGGCATGGATAGCATGGGCAGTATGGGTGGCTTTGGAGGGAGGGACATGGCACCAGTTGGCAGAATGGGAG ATATGTACCGATCAGGAATGGGTGGAATGGATCGGGACTTTGGGCACGGTGACATGCCAATGAATCGAGGATTTGGGGATTCTTTTGGAGGAATGG GTGGAGGCTTTGGAGGAGGCATGGGCAGTGGTGGCATGGGGCACATGGGAACTGGATTAGGCACag GTGGTGGAATGGGAAATATGTCGATGGACCGAATGGGCTCCAGCTTTGACCGTTTGGGAATGTCAGGAATGGACATGAACCGTGGCTTTGGTGGCTATGGCGGCGGGGGGCCGGGCCACATGGGTGGAGGCATGTCAGACAGAGGCTCAGGGTCCAAAGCAGGTTGCCAGATATTTGTGCGAAAT cTGTCCTATGATTTGACATGGCAAAAACTGAAAGACAAGTTCAGTCACTGTG GTCAGGTAATGTTTGCAGAAATCAAGATGGAGAATGGAAAGTCGAAGGGATGCGGAACGGTGAGATTCGACTCTCCAGAGAGTGCCGAGAAGGCCTGCAGGATGATGAATGGAACCAAGATAAATGGCCGAGAGGTGGACGTCCGTATTGATCGAAACGCCTAG
- the slc24a5 gene encoding sodium/potassium/calcium exchanger 5 isoform X2 has product MTMGTAVAVQKKKRKDFIPYFLGFVIFLYCTVSLLSVTAKTAQGSHSVRVRRAVENETECIPPQSSEFPEGFFTVQERKDGGLIIYFMLIFYMLLAVSIVCDDYFLPSLEVISERLGLSQDVAGATFMAAGSSAPELVTAFLGVFVTKGDIGVSTIVGSAVYNLLGICGACGLLASMAGRLTCWPLFRDCLAYGISVAAVIGIISDNKVYWYDAACLLLVYGVYIVVLCFDLRISEFVLRKLSPCCKCLGSGSCEKIETQRLLGWNDDTSLRVHSRSRTDSGIFHDESGYSHLSLSLHGLNEIPEEHKSVFAVPESDLKRILWVLSLPIITLLFLTIPDCRRRFWKQWFVITFLMSAVWISAFTYVLVWMVTVVGETLAIPDTIMGLTLLAAGTSIPDTVASVMVAREGKADMAMSNIVGSNVFDMLCLGLPWFIKTAFVDTNNPVEVNSTGLVFISSTLLLSIVFLFVAVHINGWKLDWKLGIVSLICYILFATLSILYELGIIGNNPLRLCSD; this is encoded by the exons atgaccaTGGGTACTGCTGTAGCTgtgcagaaaaagaagagaaaagattTTATACCTTATTTTCTGGGATTTGTAATATTTTTGTATTGCACGGTCAGTCTCCTTTCAGTAACAGCAAAAACAGCACAGGGAAGTCATTCTGTCAGGGTGCGTCGGGCCGTGG aGAATGAGACAGAATGCATCCCGCCACAGTCCTCCGAGTTTCCTGAAGGCTTCTTCACAGTGCAGGAGAGGAAGGACGGAGGGCTcatcatttattttatgcttattttcTACATGCTTTTGGCTGTCTCTATAGTCTGTGACGATTACTTTCTGCCATCATTAGAAGTAATCAGTGAAC GTCTGGGATTGTCACAGGATGTAGCAGGAGCCACGTTTATGGCAGCTGGAAGTTCTGCACCTGAACTAGTCACAGCCTTCCTAG GTGTGTTTGTGACAAAAGGGGACATTGGGGTCAGCACCATTGTGGGATCGGCTGTCTACAACCTGCTAGGAATCTGTGGTGCCTGTGGACTTTTAGCCTCTATG GCTGGGCGTCTCACCTGTTGGCCACTATTCAGGGACTGCCTGGCATATGGGATCAGTGTCGCTGCTGTCATTGGGATTATTTCAGATAACAAAGTTTACTG GTATGATGCTGCCTGTCTCCTGCTGGTCTATGGCGTTTACATTGTGGTTCTGTGCTTTGACCTTCGCATCAGTGAGTTTGTCCTGAGGAAGCTGAGCCCTTGCTGCAAGTGTCTGGGGTCAGGTTCGTGTGAAAAGATTGAGACACAGCGTCTGCTGGGTTGGAATGACGACACCAGTTTGCGAGTCCACAGTCGCTCCAGAACAGACAGTGGGATCTTCCACGATGAGTCAGGATACTCTCACCTGTCCCTCAGCCTACACGGACTCAATGAAATTCCTGAAG AGCATAAAAGTGTTTTTGCCGTCCCGGAGAGCGACCTGAAACGGATTCTCTGGGTACTGTCCCTGCCCATCATCACTCTGCTTTTCCTCACCATCCCTGACTGCAGGAGAAGGTTCTGGAAACAGTGGTTCGTGATCACTTTCCTCATGTCAGCAGTCTGGATCTCAGCTTTTACATATGTGCTGGTGTGGATGGTCACTGTAGTTG GTGAGACCCTTGCTATCCCCGATACTATTATGGGACTTACTTTGCTTGCTGCTGGAACCAGTATACCTGACACCGTGGCCAGTGTGATGGTGGCCAGAGAAG gGAAAGCTGATATGGCCATGTCTAACATTGTGGGCTCTAATGTGTTTGACATGCTGTGCCTGGGTTTGCCTTGGTTCATCAAAACTGCCTTTGTGGACACCAACAACCCTGTAGAGGTCAACAGCACCGGACTGGTCTTTATTTCCTCCACACTTCTCCTTTCAATTGTCTTCCTTTTCGTAGCCGTGCACATCAACGGATGGAAGTTGGACTGGAAGTTGGGAATCGTTTCTCTCATCTGCTACATCCTCTTTGCCACTCTGTCCATCCTGTATGAGCTGGGAATTATTGGGAATAATCCCCTAAGGCTGTGCAGCGACTAA
- the ctxn2 gene encoding cortexin-2, protein MSSVHYNHSLAAMSGNDMMAHSLTLEQKTAFAFVGMLLVFLGLLIVRCFRILLDPYSSMPSSNWADGIEGLEKGTFEYALT, encoded by the coding sequence ATGAGCAGCGTCCACTACAACCACTCCCTTGCTGCCATGAGCGGAAACGACATGATGGCGCACTCTCTGACTCTGGAGCAGAAGACAGCCTTTGCCTTTGTGGGGATGCTACTGGTGTTTTTGGGGCTGCTAATAGTAAGGTGTTTCAGGATCCTGCTGGACCCCTACAGCAGTATGCCCTCCTCCAACTGGGCTGATGGCATTGAGGGGCTGGAGAAAGGGACGTTTGAGTACGCCCTTACTTAA